The following nucleotide sequence is from Pseudomonas putida S13.1.2.
ACCAGCAGCGGGCCGCTGAGCTGCTGGTCGAAGCTGGCACTTTGGGCGATGTCGCGCAACACGTTGTCGCGCAGGGCCTGGCGCTCATCGATCAGGCCGTTGATCAGCAGCAGCGGGATGAGCAGCAGCAATATGAGCACGGCGATCATGCCGAGTTTGTAACCGAGGGTCTTGGTCATGGGGCCTCCTTTGGCAGTGGGCGCAAGTGTCTGCGCCTTGCGTGGAGGCTTTGGGGAGCTTGTGTGGAGATCGTGTGTACTTTCAAGGACCAAATCGCCGGCAAGCCAGCTCCCACAGGTCCAGCACAAGGCCCGAAACCTGCGCAGTACCTGTGGGAGCTGGCTTGCCGGCGATGGGCTGCAAAGCAGCCCCGGCTATTTCAGCTGATACGCCGCACCGGCAGCCACAAGCGCACCCGCACCCCGCCATCGACGTTATCCACCGCCAACGCCCCGCCATGCAGTTGCATCACCTCGGCCACAAAATTCAGCCCCAGCCCGGTGCTCTTGCGCCCGCTCCCCGGCCGCGGCAGCGAGTAGAACCGCTCGCTGACCCGCCCGATGGCATACGCCGGTATCGCCTGCCCCTGGTTGAACAGGCTCAATGCTACCCGCTCGCCAGCGCGCTCCAGGTCAAACAGCAGGGCGCCACCGGCGGGGGTGAAATCCAGTGCGTTATCCAGCAGGTTGGCCAGCGCCTGGCGCATCAGGAACGGATCACACAGCAAACGCAAACCCGCCGGCACCCGCTGACGCACGTGCAAACCGGCGCCTTCGATCCGCGCCCCATGGGCCAACAGCAACTCGTCCACCAGCGCCGCCAGCGCCACCTGCTGTTCATCCTCCAGGGCCTGCATCTGCTCGACCCTGGCCAGGTTGAGCAGGCGCTCGACCATCTGCTGCAAGCGCTCGCTCTCGCGCTCGATATTGCCAGCAAAGCGCGCGCGCTGGTCGGCGGGCATGCCCTCGTCCTGCAGCAGCTCGCAAGCCCCACGGATGGCCGCCAGCGGGCTTTTCAGCTCGTGAGTCAAGGTATGCACATAGCGCTCGACATAAGCCTTGCCCTCCAGCTGGGTGCGCATGCGTTCCACCGCCTGGGCCAGGTGCGCCAGCTCGCCACCCTTGTAGTGCGGCAACGCAGCCCGCTCACCCTCGCTGACCGCCTGGGCATAACGCGCCAGCCGGCGCAGCGAGCGCGCCAGCCACCACGACAGCGCCGCGCCAATCAGCAAGCCGAGGCCGATCAGCCCCAGGCCCAGCGTGAGCAGGCGCCGCTCGGAACGGTCGATGTACGGCTGCAGCGAGCTGTTGGGTTTGGCCACGGTGACCACGCCGATGACCTTGCCGTCGTCGATGATCGGTGCGCCAACGTGCATCACCGAGGTGCTTTCATCATTGGGGTCGCTGCGGGTGGAGCGGGCGCCGTACTGGCCGCGCAGGGTCAGCAGCACGTCATTCCACTGCGAGTAATCCTTGCCCAGCGCCTCACCGCTGGAGTCCAGCAACACGATGCCCTTGGCGTCAGTGACATAGATGCGGTGGCTGACCTGGTTCTTGGCCAAGCCCCAGATCTGCGCGCCCGGGCTGCGCGAGCCGTAGGCCTTGAGTACTTGCGGCAGGCGGCTCTGGTTCAAGGTGCCGGCCTTGACGTCATCGCGCAAGATCTCGGCCAGCAGGTTGGCGGTGTCGACCAGTGTTTCTTCGGAAGACTGGCGCACCACCGGGCGGATCTGTTCACGCACCGTGTTGAGCAGAAAGTAGCCCGCCAGGCCGACGAACAGGAAGTACACAAGGAAGATCCGGATGCCCAGGCGCATCAGGCATGGTCCGGGCTGTAGCTGTAGCCGAGGCCGCGGTGGGTCTGGATCGGCTCGGCGTCACCCGCGACCTGGCGCAGCTTGGCGCGCAGGCTTTTGATGTGGCTGTCGATGGTGCGCTCGTACCCTGCATCGGAGGCCACCCCCAGGGCATCAAGCAGCTGTTCTCGGCTGAACACCCGCTGCGGCTGCTCCAGCAGCGATTGCAGCAGGCGGAATTCATGGCGGGTGAGTGTGAGTGGCTGGCCGCGATAGGTGATCTGCATGCGCAGGGTGTCGAGCTGGAACAACGCCGCATCGGTAGCCGGGGCGGCCCTGGGGCCCATGCGCTTGAGGATCGCCCGCACCCGCGCCGCCACTTCACGCGGGCTGAAGGGTTTGACCACGTAGTCGTCGGCACCGATTTCCAGGCCTACCACCCGGTCGATTTCACCGTCACGGGCGCTGAGGAACATCACTGGCACCTCGGTGAAACGGCGCAATTGCCGGCAGGTTTCGAAGCCACTGATGTCGGGCAAGCCGATGTCGAGGATGATCAGGTCGGCCGGGCGCTGGCGCTGCTGGTCGAGGGCGGCGCTGCCCAGGGTCACCCATTCGGTGCTGTGGCCGTCGGCCTGCAGGGCGTAGATCAGGGTGTCGGCGATGGCGGCTTCGTCTTCGACGATGAGGATATGGGGCATGGATGCGCGGCCTGTGCAGATGTCGATGGCGACGCACTATTGTGTAGGAGCGGCCTTGTGTCGCGAAAGGGCCGTAGAGCGGCCCCGGCTATATCTGCTTCAGCGCTGAGATCATGGGGCCGCTTTGCGGCCCATCGCAGGCAAGCCAGCGCCTACAAGTACTGCATAGCCCTCGAGAGCAGCGCTATCCTGTGGGAGCGGGCGTGCCCGCGAAGGGGCCGGTGCAGGCATCCCGAATCAGCAATCAGGCTTGCCAGCGGTAAACTTCTTCGCCGGGTTGACCGCCGCCTTGAACTCGCGCAGCGCCTTGGAGCCCACCAGCAGCGGGTAGTTGAAGCTGCTGCGGTCCACCAGGTTCACTTCCACGGTGCGCTTCACATCACCCAGGCACAGCTCCAGGTCCACCACCGGGCGCTTGGAAATTTCCGGCGCATCGCCCTCTTCCTCCTCATCGGCACGGCCCTTGATCTTGCTGATGCGCGAGACCTTATGCTCGTACACCTTGCCGTCCGAGTCCTTGGTCGCCAGGCGGAAGCGTACCCACTCGTCGCCATCGCGGCTGAACAGTTCGATGTCCTTGGCCGACAGCGACGCGGTGAAGGCACCGGTGTCCATCTTGGCCTTCAGGGTTTCGCCCAGCTCGGGCAGGGCGATGTTCTCGTACCGGCCGTAGATCGTAGGTTCGGCGGCCATTACTGGCAGCGCCAACAGTGACAACATGGCAAACAGAGATTTCACAAGCAGGCTTCCTTGAGAAGGGTCAGTGCTTAGACTGCACTGGCAGGATAGGTTCGCTGTCACAAGCCTAATCAACATAATGTGAAACATTTGTTGCCGCCGCAGGGCATTGGACATTTGGCGTAGGCCACTGCCCTGCTTATCATTGCCAGCCGTTTATTTCCCACAACAAGAGTCTCTTTATGCGTCGCCTGCTGACCGGCATTCTTACTACCACTCTGCTGCTGCTCAATACTGTGGTGTTGATCTGCCCGCTGCTGGTCTTTGCCCTGCTCAAGCTGGTGTTGCCCGGCCGTGGCCGCGACTATGCCTCGTGGGCAGTGATGTGGGTGGCCGAAACCTGGTCGGAAATCGACAAGGCCATCTTCGCCCTGTGCATTCCTACAAAGTGGGACATCCGCGGTGTGGAGAACCTGCGCAAGGACACGTCCTACCTGGCCGTGAGCAACCACCAGACCTGGGTCGACATCCCCGCGTTGATCGAAAGCCTCAACCGCCGCACGCCGTTCTTCAAGTTCTTCCTGAAAAAGGAACTGATCTGGGTGCCGCTGCTGGGCCTGGCCTGGTGGGGGCTGGATTACCCGTTCATGAAGCGCTACAGCAAGGCGTTTCTGGAAAAGCACCCCGAGCTCAAGGGCAAGGACCTGGAGATCACCAAGGCAGCCTGCGAGCTGTTCAAGCGCCAGCCGGTGACCGTGGTGAACTACCTGGAAGGCACCCGGTTTACCGAAGCCAAACGCCAGGAACAGCAGTCGCCGTATCGCTACCTCCTTAAGCCCAAGGCGGGCGGCGTGGCGTTCGTGCTGGCGGCGCTCGGCGAGCAGCTGGACGCACTGCTGGACGTGACCATCGTGTACCCCGGCAACCAGGCACCGGGGTTCTGGGCGTTGCTCAATGGCAGCATTAGCCGGGTGATTATCGACATTCAAGTGCGAGAGCTGGACCCGGCATTGTGGGCAGGGGATTACGAGAATGATCCCGAGTTCCGGCAGACCGTACAGGCCTGGGTGAACCAGCTGTGGGTCGAAAAGGACCAGCGGATCGAGCAGCTTAAGGCCGAAATGGGCTGATATGTTTATCGTCTGACCTGGCCTCTTCGCGGGTAAACCCGCTCCCACAGGGAGGGCGCGGCACTCAAAGGCAGTGCAGTACCTGTGGGAGCGGGTTTACCCGCGAAGAGGCCAGAACAGGCAAAGCACAATCCCCATTAAAACCCAGGCTAATAATCAACATTAGGATTACTTCTTTGTCACACCCCACCTAAGTGGATAAAAATCGATCAAAGCACAATTACAAAAAGCCTGGATCGATCAATGGCCAATCAACCTAGCTCCGCCCCGCCCCAGCTCCGCCGTGTCCTCGGCCTGCCCGCCCTGGTGTTCTTCGGCCTGGTCTACATGGTCCCACTGACCATCTTCACCACTTACGGCATCGTCACCGAACTCACCGGTGGCCGCACCGCCGGCGCCTACCTGGTCACCCTGGTGGCCATGCTGTTCACCGCAGCGTCCTACAGCTTCATGGTCAAACGCTTCCCGGTGGCGGGGTCGGCGTATTCCTACACCAACATGGCCTTCGGCCCCAACATCGGCTTTCTCGCCGGCTGGTCGCTGCTGCTCGACTACCTGTTCCTGCCGATGATCAACTACCTGCTGATCGGCCTGTTCCTCAACATCGCCTTCCCGGCAGTGCCCGCCTGGGCCTTCGTGCTCGCCTGCATCGCCCTGGTGACAGTGCTGAACGTGGTCGGCATCAACTCGGTGGCCAAGACCAGCAACCTGATCGTCGGCGCGCAGATCGTGTTTATCGGCGTGTTTGTCGCGCTGTCGTGCCAAACGCTGGCCGGCCAGCCGCTCGACCTGCTCTCGCCGCTGCTGGGTGACGGCAACAAACCAGGCTTCGGTCACTTGATGGCTGGCGCAGCGGTGCTGTGCCTGTCGTTCCTCGGCTTCGACGCCGTATCGACCCTGGCCGAAGAATGCCGCGACGCACGCCGCGACGTGCCACGGGCGATTATCCTCACCACCCTGTTTGCCGGCTTGCTGTTCACCCTGCTGGCCTACGTCAGCCAACTGGTGCTGCCGGGCAGCAGCTTCGCCAATGCCGATGCAGCGGCCAACGAAGTGATGTTCAAGGCGGGCGGGCAGTTTCTTACCAACTTCTTCACCGCCGCTTATGTTGCGGGCAGCCTGGGTTCGGCGCTGGCCTCGCAGGCGGCGGTGTCGCGCATCCTGTTCACCATGGGCCGCGACAACGTGCTGCCACGGCGTAGCTTCGGCTACCTGTCGCCGCGCTTTGGTACGCCAGTGTTCGCTATCTTGCTGGTGTCAGCCTTCTCGCTGCTGGCGCTGGTGATCGACCTGGCTACCCTCGCCTCGCTGATCAGCTTCGGCGCGCTGGTGGCGTTCTCGGCGGTGAACCTGGCAGTGGTCAAGACGCACCTAATGGATGACGCTAGCCAGCGTAATGCCAGGGGGCTGGTGAGCTATGGCGTGGTGCCGCTGGTGGGGTTGGGGCTGACACTGTGGCTGTGGACCAGCCTGTCGGCGCTGACGCTGGTGATTGGCCTGTGCTGGTTTGCCTTGGGCCTGGCCTACTTGGCGGTACTGACCGCCGGCTTCCGCCGCCCAGTGCGCCT
It contains:
- a CDS encoding acyltransferase, giving the protein MRRLLTGILTTTLLLLNTVVLICPLLVFALLKLVLPGRGRDYASWAVMWVAETWSEIDKAIFALCIPTKWDIRGVENLRKDTSYLAVSNHQTWVDIPALIESLNRRTPFFKFFLKKELIWVPLLGLAWWGLDYPFMKRYSKAFLEKHPELKGKDLEITKAACELFKRQPVTVVNYLEGTRFTEAKRQEQQSPYRYLLKPKAGGVAFVLAALGEQLDALLDVTIVYPGNQAPGFWALLNGSISRVIIDIQVRELDPALWAGDYENDPEFRQTVQAWVNQLWVEKDQRIEQLKAEMG
- a CDS encoding APC family permease; the protein is MANQPSSAPPQLRRVLGLPALVFFGLVYMVPLTIFTTYGIVTELTGGRTAGAYLVTLVAMLFTAASYSFMVKRFPVAGSAYSYTNMAFGPNIGFLAGWSLLLDYLFLPMINYLLIGLFLNIAFPAVPAWAFVLACIALVTVLNVVGINSVAKTSNLIVGAQIVFIGVFVALSCQTLAGQPLDLLSPLLGDGNKPGFGHLMAGAAVLCLSFLGFDAVSTLAEECRDARRDVPRAIILTTLFAGLLFTLLAYVSQLVLPGSSFANADAAANEVMFKAGGQFLTNFFTAAYVAGSLGSALASQAAVSRILFTMGRDNVLPRRSFGYLSPRFGTPVFAILLVSAFSLLALVIDLATLASLISFGALVAFSAVNLAVVKTHLMDDASQRNARGLVSYGVVPLVGLGLTLWLWTSLSALTLVIGLCWFALGLAYLAVLTAGFRRPVRLVDFTEAA
- the creC gene encoding two-component system sensor histidine kinase CreC; this translates as MRLGIRIFLVYFLFVGLAGYFLLNTVREQIRPVVRQSSEETLVDTANLLAEILRDDVKAGTLNQSRLPQVLKAYGSRSPGAQIWGLAKNQVSHRIYVTDAKGIVLLDSSGEALGKDYSQWNDVLLTLRGQYGARSTRSDPNDESTSVMHVGAPIIDDGKVIGVVTVAKPNSSLQPYIDRSERRLLTLGLGLIGLGLLIGAALSWWLARSLRRLARYAQAVSEGERAALPHYKGGELAHLAQAVERMRTQLEGKAYVERYVHTLTHELKSPLAAIRGACELLQDEGMPADQRARFAGNIERESERLQQMVERLLNLARVEQMQALEDEQQVALAALVDELLLAHGARIEGAGLHVRQRVPAGLRLLCDPFLMRQALANLLDNALDFTPAGGALLFDLERAGERVALSLFNQGQAIPAYAIGRVSERFYSLPRPGSGRKSTGLGLNFVAEVMQLHGGALAVDNVDGGVRVRLWLPVRRIS
- the creB gene encoding two-component system response regulator CreB is translated as MPHILIVEDEAAIADTLIYALQADGHSTEWVTLGSAALDQQRQRPADLIILDIGLPDISGFETCRQLRRFTEVPVMFLSARDGEIDRVVGLEIGADDYVVKPFSPREVAARVRAILKRMGPRAAPATDAALFQLDTLRMQITYRGQPLTLTRHEFRLLQSLLEQPQRVFSREQLLDALGVASDAGYERTIDSHIKSLRAKLRQVAGDAEPIQTHRGLGYSYSPDHA
- a CDS encoding ATP-dependent zinc protease, which gives rise to MKSLFAMLSLLALPVMAAEPTIYGRYENIALPELGETLKAKMDTGAFTASLSAKDIELFSRDGDEWVRFRLATKDSDGKVYEHKVSRISKIKGRADEEEEGDAPEISKRPVVDLELCLGDVKRTVEVNLVDRSSFNYPLLVGSKALREFKAAVNPAKKFTAGKPDC